The following coding sequences are from one Luteolibacter yonseiensis window:
- a CDS encoding glycosyltransferase, with protein sequence MTHLKKEGHDVFLLYFQIQSFSKPKNLDALYEAWPDRVAHVEVSGNLKGKGPAITPRYALYRKILGLGHKLPRSLRPSFYSLSDVIGGADRWVPRRAGGKLREVVEAFKPEAVVCEYAVLSAFLDEFDSGVIKIIDTHDKFTDRNSNIGRQGILPWLSFTKSQERKALLRADHVIAIQQEEAAYFRGLTAGRSAVHLVEQLSELPVVSDASDSPGVFGLIGSPNPFNLEGLAWFYESIWPKITNAVPGAKMVLAGSICGRVPAPSGVVEIGFVKDRVDFYNQCSFVVNPVRGGTGLKIKSVEALFHARPLVTTKHGASGLLDLYPDGIMACDDPGAFAEACILLLKDQEKVRSMSRMASESARRVGDKSSASLEECLQPRKR encoded by the coding sequence ATGACCCATCTCAAAAAGGAGGGGCACGATGTATTCCTCCTTTATTTCCAGATCCAATCCTTCAGCAAACCGAAAAATCTGGATGCCCTGTACGAGGCCTGGCCCGACAGGGTCGCCCACGTGGAAGTGTCCGGCAACCTCAAGGGCAAAGGGCCTGCGATCACACCGAGATATGCCCTTTATCGAAAGATACTCGGACTGGGCCACAAGCTTCCAAGGAGCTTGCGGCCGTCATTCTATTCGTTGTCCGACGTGATCGGAGGAGCCGACCGTTGGGTGCCGAGACGCGCCGGCGGCAAACTGCGTGAGGTGGTGGAGGCATTCAAACCGGAAGCGGTTGTCTGCGAATACGCGGTTCTATCGGCTTTCCTGGATGAGTTCGACTCCGGTGTCATCAAGATCATCGACACGCATGACAAATTCACCGACAGGAACAGCAACATCGGAAGGCAGGGGATCCTGCCTTGGCTGTCGTTCACGAAAAGCCAAGAACGCAAGGCGTTGCTGAGGGCGGATCATGTGATCGCCATCCAACAGGAGGAGGCCGCCTACTTCCGCGGATTGACCGCCGGTCGGAGCGCCGTGCATCTGGTGGAGCAATTGTCCGAATTGCCGGTCGTTTCGGATGCGTCGGACAGCCCCGGTGTTTTTGGCCTGATCGGTTCTCCAAACCCTTTCAATCTCGAAGGATTGGCGTGGTTCTACGAGAGCATCTGGCCCAAAATCACCAACGCGGTCCCGGGAGCAAAGATGGTGCTTGCGGGCAGCATCTGCGGTCGTGTGCCAGCGCCTTCCGGCGTGGTGGAGATCGGTTTTGTGAAGGACCGCGTGGACTTCTATAACCAATGTTCGTTCGTGGTAAATCCCGTGCGTGGTGGAACGGGCCTGAAAATCAAGTCCGTGGAGGCTCTCTTCCACGCCCGGCCGCTGGTAACGACCAAACATGGAGCCTCGGGGTTGCTCGATCTCTATCCGGACGGGATCATGGCGTGCGATGATCCTGGTGCCTTCGCGGAGGCATGTATCCTGTTGTTGAAGGATCAGGAGAAAGTTCGTTCCATGTCGAGGATGGCCTCGGAATCCGCGAGAAGGGTGGGAGACAAATCTTCGGCGAGCCTTGAGGAGTGTTTGCAGCCCCGCAAGCGATAG
- a CDS encoding acyltransferase family protein, with translation MIESSNAGVDKKPTGAQRMVGIDQLRYVLALWVFLCHGGRPPFLEGHGSAAIWDWADKLYAWSVNGQAAVIGFFIISGLCIHYPNIHRKKINVISFYCGRILRLGLPVAICLFLVRSSGYDKHHWWLYAVPVWTLFCEAIYYAIYPVVLQMTKRGWLPALILVSSVVSFAMIIVLGSQREMNFQEGGMGGLFFWKTALLALPCWLSGLLIAEQFSKAPPDWHAELTRASIWKWRMAAVLLSVPTFPLYRIGLYLDIVRDPIKGLPFASQTTLLLYGIFAFMWLKREVAYHNTLNRPVCALFEKFGKASYSLYLVHIGVIWHIERFFAGPSFPGYLLEWLIIVIAVHIATFLFYIAVEKPSHKAAQKCTGFLKKVAGY, from the coding sequence ATGATCGAGTCATCAAACGCCGGAGTAGATAAGAAGCCGACGGGGGCTCAGCGCATGGTCGGAATCGACCAATTGCGCTACGTGCTGGCCCTTTGGGTTTTCCTGTGTCACGGCGGACGTCCTCCTTTTCTCGAAGGGCACGGCAGCGCGGCGATATGGGATTGGGCCGACAAGCTTTACGCGTGGAGTGTCAACGGCCAGGCCGCGGTGATCGGTTTTTTCATCATCTCCGGGCTCTGCATCCATTATCCGAACATCCACAGGAAGAAAATCAATGTGATATCCTTCTACTGCGGGCGTATCCTGCGCCTGGGACTGCCGGTTGCGATATGCCTTTTTCTGGTCCGGTCGTCGGGGTATGACAAACATCATTGGTGGCTCTACGCGGTTCCTGTTTGGACCCTGTTTTGCGAGGCGATCTACTATGCGATCTATCCCGTAGTTCTACAGATGACCAAGAGAGGGTGGCTTCCGGCTCTCATCCTCGTTTCGAGCGTTGTTTCGTTCGCAATGATCATCGTTCTCGGCTCGCAGAGGGAGATGAATTTCCAGGAGGGGGGGATGGGCGGACTGTTTTTTTGGAAGACGGCGCTGTTGGCGCTTCCTTGCTGGCTTTCCGGCCTCCTGATAGCGGAACAATTTTCAAAAGCACCACCCGACTGGCATGCGGAACTAACCCGCGCCTCCATTTGGAAGTGGAGAATGGCGGCGGTGCTGCTGTCTGTTCCGACATTCCCTCTCTACCGGATCGGACTCTATCTTGATATTGTCAGGGATCCAATCAAGGGACTTCCCTTCGCCTCCCAAACGACCCTGCTGCTCTATGGCATCTTCGCCTTCATGTGGCTCAAGCGCGAGGTCGCCTATCATAATACCCTCAACCGGCCGGTTTGTGCCCTGTTCGAAAAATTCGGCAAGGCGTCCTATTCCCTGTATCTGGTCCATATCGGTGTGATCTGGCACATCGAGCGTTTCTTTGCCGGTCCTTCTTTTCCAGGTTATCTGTTGGAATGGCTGATTATCGTCATCGCGGTTCACATCGCGACATTCCTGTTCTATATTGCGGTGGAGAAACCTTCCCACAAGGCCGCTCAAAAATGCACCGGTTTTCTCAAGAAGGTGGCGGGCTACTAG
- a CDS encoding glycosyltransferase family 2 protein gives MSSTSPKITCAILCYNYGRFLGQAIDSCLDQTLDASLYEVLVIDDGSTDETPEVCAAYGDRIRVSRTANQGFPASLGRAVTEARGEYVILLDADDYFLPDKLELFDAAFRNGAEFVVNGHEVITEDSPERVYGEGGQTSTIGFRKAPSLDVLPVNNELPFHIIGKAFGDKFIPAPLTIYRVHGESMTKRGGFRHAKYFADRFRECHLKCVELLDKPGWSAKRAELLKAAAHWRTEEVRERINSRIAERDRLKAFVCCITAGRVLADEGVGALRIWRTVARGILWSTGVHWRYR, from the coding sequence ATGAGCTCGACTTCACCCAAGATCACCTGCGCGATCCTCTGCTACAACTACGGGCGTTTTCTCGGACAGGCGATCGACAGCTGTCTCGACCAGACTTTGGACGCATCCTTGTATGAGGTTCTGGTGATCGATGACGGTTCGACGGATGAAACACCGGAAGTCTGTGCCGCATACGGAGACCGGATCCGCGTGTCACGTACCGCCAACCAGGGGTTCCCGGCAAGTTTGGGACGCGCTGTCACGGAGGCCCGGGGAGAGTACGTGATCCTGCTGGATGCGGATGATTATTTCCTCCCGGACAAGCTCGAGCTCTTCGATGCCGCTTTCAGGAACGGGGCTGAATTCGTGGTGAACGGTCATGAGGTCATTACCGAGGACAGTCCGGAGCGCGTGTATGGCGAAGGGGGACAGACCAGCACGATCGGATTCAGGAAGGCTCCCTCGCTGGACGTTCTGCCGGTGAACAACGAGTTGCCGTTCCACATCATCGGCAAGGCGTTCGGAGACAAATTCATCCCCGCCCCCCTGACGATTTATCGTGTTCACGGAGAGTCGATGACCAAGCGGGGAGGGTTCCGGCACGCGAAATATTTCGCGGACCGCTTCCGTGAATGTCATTTGAAATGCGTGGAGCTTCTGGACAAGCCCGGCTGGAGCGCGAAGCGTGCCGAACTTTTGAAAGCCGCCGCGCATTGGCGGACGGAAGAGGTCCGCGAGAGAATCAATTCCCGCATTGCCGAGCGCGACCGTTTGAAGGCGTTCGTGTGCTGCATCACGGCCGGTCGTGTGCTGGCGGATGAAGGGGTGGGGGCGCTGCGCATCTGGCGCACGGTGGCACGTGGCATTCTCTGGAGCACCGGCGTGCACTGGCGTTACCGCTGA
- a CDS encoding glycosyltransferase family 4 protein: MTTQPDKGITVVDWGGFRKELAGELHKRGLLARYLTTNPRWKAAQSGIPAELIRSRSFYRYLEAGLARSPALEKKFASALKLMKDRNFVRFVPDNIVPGTTVCFLSGSGEGVLRARENGRLEQPVKCILQRGSAHITWLEDLLDREYAVLGIRRKRLAAYYLEKEEYEYSFADRIVVPSAVAAKTYVSRGVDPEKISVISLGAPPLPPRQDVADKSRALQGKLIYVGQLSVRKGFHILAEVLRTSKAVKELIVIGNVVDPEVVAALKDDPRVVWKGALPREQVMKELAHADALVLPSVEDGFGRVVTEAFVAGIPAIVSDCCGASEVVLKTGGGIVYDATSREELRDAIERLLTDEAFNRSCREAIASGTGSSGGWEEYTTGFLNVVEQTRSR, from the coding sequence ATGACGACTCAACCGGACAAGGGAATCACGGTGGTGGACTGGGGCGGCTTTCGCAAGGAGCTGGCCGGGGAGCTGCACAAACGCGGTTTGCTCGCGCGATACCTGACCACAAATCCCCGTTGGAAGGCGGCCCAGTCCGGCATTCCGGCGGAGCTGATCAGGAGCCGGAGCTTCTACCGTTATCTGGAAGCCGGTCTGGCACGCTCTCCCGCGTTGGAGAAAAAGTTCGCGTCCGCCCTCAAGCTGATGAAGGACAGGAACTTCGTCAGATTCGTGCCGGACAACATCGTTCCGGGGACGACCGTTTGTTTCCTTTCCGGTTCGGGAGAGGGGGTCTTGCGCGCCAGGGAGAACGGACGGCTGGAGCAGCCGGTCAAATGCATCCTCCAGCGCGGATCCGCGCATATCACCTGGTTGGAGGATCTCCTCGACCGCGAGTATGCGGTTTTGGGAATCAGGCGGAAAAGGCTGGCCGCCTATTATTTGGAAAAGGAGGAATATGAATATTCGTTCGCGGACCGCATCGTGGTGCCATCCGCGGTGGCGGCGAAAACCTATGTTTCAAGAGGGGTGGACCCGGAGAAGATATCGGTGATTTCCCTCGGAGCTCCGCCTCTTCCACCACGACAGGACGTCGCGGACAAGAGCCGCGCCTTGCAGGGAAAGCTGATCTACGTCGGGCAGTTGTCCGTGCGCAAGGGTTTCCACATCCTGGCCGAAGTGCTCCGCACGTCCAAGGCGGTCAAGGAGTTGATTGTCATCGGGAACGTCGTGGATCCGGAAGTGGTTGCGGCGCTCAAGGATGATCCCCGCGTCGTATGGAAGGGCGCCCTGCCCCGTGAACAGGTCATGAAGGAGCTTGCCCACGCGGATGCGCTGGTGCTGCCCAGCGTGGAGGATGGCTTCGGCAGGGTGGTTACCGAAGCATTTGTCGCCGGAATCCCGGCCATCGTCTCGGATTGCTGCGGAGCGAGCGAGGTGGTGCTGAAAACCGGTGGTGGCATCGTCTATGACGCGACCTCGCGTGAGGAACTACGGGATGCCATCGAGCGCCTGTTGACCGATGAGGCATTCAACAGGTCTTGCCGGGAAGCCATCGCGAGCGGCACCGGATCTTCGGGGGGCTGGGAGGAATACACGACCGGGTTTCTGAATGTCGTGGAACAGACCAGATCGAGATGA
- a CDS encoding glycosyltransferase, which translates to MKQTPNNKIIIFYPYIGEYGGIERNIIALSDEAIAMGCEPVLLCFYDRIQMEKWGPGISVVQLGEGGSPFAKARKVRQWLDAHRHEILGLPFFFGGKAGFYGGLAAMGAYALHYTDPPSLLSKGPDRKGVMKLLGDFRSKLSDKITSRGVSNARVRLTMTRWNAEELERCYSHPFDVIYQGGLLPEGEVVFKERCQGPVLRLFSICRLTGSKHLDWIVDAAVRLKQSPEIARWFDSFEIVIAGKGPALEDLKKHAGELGVTEIVSFPGFLDADQLKNTFQATDVFLVPGRQGYGLPVLEALYRNVPVVLNRESRISEILADNPWAHVTGNSSGEFSSGLIDHIAGIREKYPDPALLKDLPVEQGWASQIGKRCNWW; encoded by the coding sequence GTGAAGCAGACGCCTAATAACAAAATCATCATCTTTTATCCCTATATCGGCGAATATGGCGGAATCGAGCGGAACATCATCGCGCTGTCCGACGAAGCGATCGCGATGGGGTGTGAGCCGGTGCTGCTCTGTTTCTACGACCGGATACAGATGGAGAAATGGGGACCGGGAATCTCCGTCGTCCAACTGGGCGAGGGAGGAAGTCCGTTTGCCAAGGCCCGGAAAGTCAGGCAGTGGCTGGACGCGCACCGGCACGAGATCCTCGGACTTCCGTTTTTCTTCGGCGGAAAAGCCGGTTTCTATGGAGGTCTCGCCGCGATGGGAGCCTATGCCCTGCACTACACGGATCCGCCGAGCCTTCTCAGCAAAGGACCGGACCGCAAGGGTGTCATGAAGCTGCTGGGGGACTTCCGGTCGAAGCTCTCCGACAAGATCACTTCCCGCGGGGTCTCCAATGCCCGTGTCCGTCTTACAATGACCCGCTGGAACGCCGAGGAGCTCGAGCGCTGTTATTCCCATCCTTTCGATGTCATCTACCAAGGCGGTCTCCTGCCCGAGGGAGAAGTCGTGTTCAAGGAACGTTGCCAGGGGCCGGTCCTGCGGCTGTTCTCTATCTGCCGTCTGACGGGCTCGAAACATCTCGATTGGATTGTCGACGCCGCCGTCAGGTTGAAACAGTCACCGGAAATCGCGCGATGGTTCGACAGTTTTGAAATCGTGATCGCAGGCAAGGGACCGGCACTTGAGGATCTGAAGAAGCATGCCGGGGAGCTGGGGGTGACCGAAATCGTGAGCTTCCCGGGCTTCCTGGATGCGGATCAGTTGAAAAACACATTTCAGGCGACCGACGTCTTCCTCGTGCCGGGCCGCCAGGGCTACGGATTGCCGGTGCTTGAGGCGCTGTATCGCAATGTGCCGGTGGTGTTGAACAGGGAATCGCGCATTTCCGAAATCCTGGCCGACAACCCCTGGGCCCATGTCACGGGAAACAGCAGCGGGGAGTTTTCCTCCGGACTGATTGATCACATCGCCGGCATTCGGGAGAAATATCCCGATCCCGCGCTGTTGAAAGACCTGCCGGTGGAGCAGGGCTGGGCTTCACAAATCGGCAAACGCTGCAACTGGTGGTAA